In the genome of Oryzias melastigma strain HK-1 linkage group LG4, ASM292280v2, whole genome shotgun sequence, the window aCTATCTTAGTAAAGTTGGCCCTTCTTAATAAATCCTCAACCAAAAAATTAGttattcttagaaaatgaatctaaatatttgtttccaaaataatgatAATGAATATCAGTTGACTTTTATTGacctttaaaataacatccttaAAACTGAGCCAAACTTATtactttcaataaataaataaaagttcagctgttgaaaatgtaaataaaatggcttgtatatttttttacactaaagaTAACAAttcttgaagaaaaatgtatgaaatgaTTAAGTAGTaaacttttaatcaaaaacaagcaaacttacttttaataaactttttgtcACGATCTTCAAAATGTCCAATGTTACAAACCCTTCTTAGAGAATTTATGTGCCTTCTCCATGTTATGAAGTAAGAAAACATTTAGATGTCTTAtcaatatttatgaataaaaaaatctgaatttttgagTCTCAAATCAAGTTGTCAAACGTATGGAGCAAAAATGATTCTGACACATTCAAATAATAGTTTCCTTATTTCTATAGttcttaatgagacaaaaaaaatctccactGAGATAAGCTTGCAAAAGTGAAGAGCaaagagaagttaaaacaagttaaaacatgGAATAATGTATTAAATGTCTGGCAAGGTCTTAAATCTCCAGCGTGAGCCCAGAGGACAGCAATAATAGAAACAACCAGAAGAGGGCGACAGAGGACCGTACCGGTCAAACGCTGCACTTCTGAACAAAGAGAACAGTTTCCTGTTTATgtgtttagaatttaaaactaaatttagtgCACAACCTGCAGAATGTTATTTCAAGAGTCTTCTCGGGTTCTAgtcaaaaagctgctttttattaATTCACTTTAGTTACTTATTGTTGGCCCATTCGCTTGTGTTTTTGAAATGCTACTGCTAGCCTTAGCTGGTGCCTGCTGTGAATGGAGCTGCTGACCTCCAGCAAAAGATCAAGTAACAGCCTTGAAAGTCAGGGGAGAGCAAACACCAGctcatcattttcatttcattacatttatttatttctagagCAGCTCCCACCACCATGGGAGGCACAAAGGGATATACACTATGTCTAAGCGATAAATAAAAACgttataaaattgatttaaaaaaagataaaaacaattcaACAAAAATTAGAAACACAATAACTCagtttggttttgtatttttccaagAGGGAAGCCTCTCTAATAGCAGTTTATTCAAAAGTTTAGGAGCAAATCAAACACTGACACCCCGGAACTTGCATTTGGTTCTCGAAACCAGTACTACAAACTGGTATGAAGTGCATAGGGATTTTGGGGTGGAGTATTATAAAAGCAAACTAGTACTTGTACgtgactttaaagtaaaaacaaaaattttcaaGTGGCAGCCAATTCAAACAGACCAGGATCAGGGTTATGTGCTCAAACTTTTTAGTGTCACAGATAAATCCAGCCACTGCTTTCTGAATCAACTGCAGCCTCACCGCTGAAGTTTTAGGCTAGCCAGCATTCATGGAGCTCGACAATTAAGCCTTGACAACACACATGTATATGTAGTAATTTCAAGGTTTGACTTTGATGGAAAAGACTGGATCCCAGCCAAATGTCACagctgaagaggagaaaacagcCACCTCAGTCTTGCTTCATTAAAACTGAGACAGTTAGCAGATATTCATAGTCAAGTGTCAGCATGGCGGTCCGTTATTGTTTTAATCATGAGGTCATTAGATTAGACggtcatcagcataaaaatgaaaattcaccTCATGCTTTCAGAAAAATATTCCCAGTGGCAGCAAATAAAGGCCTAGTTTTAACAGTGGCCtcaaccactttttttttaaaaattgagtgGAACCTGACTAGAGGCAAGGTCGATTGTTCACAACTGTCAACATTGCTGGGGCTATCACTGCAAAAACGTTCTAATAAAAAACATGGCGGCACCATGGACCTGAACATCATGATGCTTTGACCATCAAAGCTGCAGACAGCCTCAGATCAATACCTCAGCAAGAACTGATGACTCACAGGAAGGACATCAAGTGAACAGGCATGGAACAGGCATGGCGAGCGCTCCAGAGGAAACCCTCGCGTGCAGTCAGTACGTTTTCATGGCTGGAGGATGGAGGCCTCAGGAACATACCAAGGGAGGAAAGGATGTTAAGAGTAAACAATGGAAGGGTTGGATGCGGATCTCACTTTGAGGTGTAGCTTTTATGAAGTCAGTAAAGTCAGTTGGATGAAATCCAGAAGTTTGCAGGATATCCATAACAAAGAACCGGCACCAATGGAAGGAATGCGGACAACTCGGAACGTAGACAAAGGGCAGAAATCTGGAGGTTATAGAGCAAATTAGAGGAACAATTTATGTTACTTAAACATGCTTTTTTGCATCACACTTAAGTGTTTTGGGCAATCGATGGctgttttaaagatgtaaagGAGGAAAGTGATTATTTGAATGCAATTTTCGaaatgctgaacttttttcttggcttcATGGACCAAGAGGAAGGGAAGGTTCTCCAAACGTTAACACTAAAACAGCCAGTTGGTCCAgattcttacagaccagaacccaacaagAGCTGCAAAGTCccattttatcattaaaaaatgcacaatatttatgctcTTTTGACAATTAagactttatttataaatttagtttttagataTTATAACGGAATTACAATAGTGTCTATATGTTTCTATTTATAAtagttgtaactttttttaacttttgacaacAGTGCACACtagatcctttcaaaataaaacccgcCTTGTGTGAAAAGGTCATCTTTTCTTATATTGAAAATGTAAGGCATTCAAgcatatttttcataattaggattttggagtgcttttttcttttaatctaaaaaaataaatatttaagtcgaatctattaaaaaaaatcaaaacattcagctttttattgaaaaaaacaacaactgtaaatcaaatctcaatcattttaaaccacatttgttcaaaactttaaccacatcagtgtaatttaccaaaataaaaaaacttttagagacttttatttttactaactataaattaaaaatacaaatttaaaaaaaatttctacAGGATTTCTGATggtaaatcaaacttttatgcTTAGATGCTCGACacgttaaaaatctaaacaggaACAACCAAACTTAACTAACTAATCTCTCATTTATTCAatcgttagcatttttcattaaagctaaagagccacaataaagggataaaagagccacaggttgcagatccctgggTTACGGTTAGAGTTAAACcatcaaatggttcctgagagcggctgtgtctgcagctcaccgctccttCAGATGATTGGTTCATTATTGAGAACGCATCTCACGCACCTAAGAGTATGAAAACTAAcggggactttaactttaaaaacatgcagtCAACAACAAACTCCAGCCTTGGACACACTTAAATTATGTGCAGGCAATGCAGAAGCGTGCATCATTGTGAATTTACATCCGTGTTTGAGCTGgttgcatgtaaatatgtgcaaataataTTAGCTACCAAGAAAACATCATTGACAGTTAACTGAGTCTGGAAAAGGTAAAtaacaaaatgactttttcatgGAGCAAAAAGATTTTTGGAAAGAGGACCAAAAGgtcaaaatagaaaacaaagagaGTCTGTTTTTAGAGCAAACACACaatcatttgtgttttattggtGAGATAGCTTCAcctacaggaaatgtttttatatgataTTTTTAGACTCTATGCAAAAAAAGGCTCAAAATTTGAataacaaatgtgaaaaaaagaacttgaaCATTTTTCCTCCATTGCTTCCTCCGTGTTTTCCTGATGTGCACCTGGAAGTCTTTCTAAAGACTTTTCAATATCCATCTCTTCAAATGTTGGAACAATTTAGACAGTAGTCAGTCATGTGATGCTTGGAAGGCCAAATTCAGGTCTAAAAGGCCTCTGTAAAGGAACAGGACGTCTGGTGTAAGCTGCAGTTTTATCTTGAGAATattgtagattaaaaaaataaataaataaataaaaaccaaagatATGTAGAGAAACGTTGGGTTTTTGACAGATTTCCAGGAGCTGCAGAACACAATTCACTGGTCATTTGTGACACAGGGATTGTGTCTGAAAATTTAACCCAagttgtttctattttagcacTGAAATAGTGATAAAATAACCCAAATTGTGTATCTATGTgatcttccactagcttacagcccctcacaccacaTTAGTGATGCAGCAAAATTGGTGAGTTGTGCGGTAAATTGTGTTATTCTTCAACCAGACCCCCTCCAGCAGCCAGGACCCAGCTTCTGATCTGGTAATACACGGAGCATACCCCAAACTCATGGTGCATCGTCTACATGACACCATGGGGGTTGACCTCTCTGACAGAGAGCCTCTATCTGGAAGacttgctaaaataaataaatacatttaaaaaagcagtttgttttgtcccaaatatcacaatattttcaattcCATAAGAATTTAGATATTATCTTCATAGAAAGAAGCTCCCACTGTTTCTGACGAATCAGAACGAGTAACCATAGTGACTCGGACACGAGTTCAGACCTGTCTCAATATGCAAAACCTTGTGCAACTGGCTTTTGACtgaaattttgaaatatttttatctgaTATTTAATCAATATCATCtcgtttgacttttttatgttagatattttttatgtatttgtttatctgcttttatgcttaaacacaaatcttCAACATACTGTAACATTCAACCAataacacgatcaacatcattccagtagattgtgaaggccgcttttctccttcacaatctactggaatgatgttgatcgtgttaacagttgaaaagttgcGGTAAGTCAAAGAACATAAGCTTTGAGTCCGCCTGTTGGCCCCACCCACCTGGCAATCAAAATTTGACCtctgacagtatttttttcGCTTACAGTGAGCCTTTTATGTAagaaaatttcttaaaggctaaagtaagactccTTCTAGGTTTCGATCAGTAGAAATCAAACCCAAAggtctcttttactgttaaaggttgctgacccctgactTAAGTACTGAATCTCTCATTATTATGACTTGTTTTCATGACTAACAAACCTGTGATATAAATCTgatatatttcatattttggcaGTGCTACTTACAGTAGATTGTTGTCTTTGTCTTGGAGATGCTCCAGGAAATCATCCACCTCCACATACCATATCCTTTGCTCTCTTCTCACACCCACCACCCTCATGATCTTCTTCACGATAACCGTGAACTTCCCCTTTAGTCCTCCTCTTTTCCCTGGAAAtccatcctcatcttcatcttaTCAACACAATCACTGTTCCTCCTCTGGTCCAAATCAGCAGATCGTCACGCTGAAATTGAAAAGCATTTAAACACTGATTTCATGTGTGGACTCGCTGATAGAGTACACTTGGAACCAGCGTTTAAGAACGACTCAGTTCTGTGATTTTATCCCTCATAAATCCCAATCCCATTGGAGCAGTCATACAGGACTTCCTGCCGACTCTGATGTTATGAACTGTAGGTGAGACATTCAAAGACCTCCGTCTCAGTCTGAACCCCTTCTTGGTGCTTGTAGTGATGGGGCTCCTGTCTCCAGTTCTTTGACTCCGTGGTGTGTTTGAGTATCAGGAAGGAGCGTCTACATTTATAAAACGTTTCGGCCTACTAGGTTACAATTAAATTTTGTTTAcagcatgttcttgttgcatttttatcatgatagaggacataggGAGGGTTCATGGGAAgtcagtgcaggcttactctgtggcAGCAGCCCTGCCACActatagaaactatgtccaagaaagctactgtattttaaatgattttgcaTAAAACTAGAGTCGAGAACATTAACAcatgcgattaatcaaaaataattcatgCGCTAATATTGATTaatccacatgtgtcaaagtcaaggcccgggggccagaaccggccctccagatcattttattttattgttactaatggcctgatgttatcttccgtttatttctaactttttcaaattttgacaaaatgtgtttttatggagagtaaattattgaaaaaaaatgtaaggtttaagttgatgtattctgcaataatattcctgcctgtttttattaatagtaatgttaaaaatgtacgtgttttaagttattttgaaatttagctattttctcATCTACATGCTGGTCGCTATgactaacctaggttttttttatttctggctaatttggcttttagcaaatattttatctggctatcagcttcagtgttttcagttttcagctgtagcatcttcagctgtcagcactagcatcttcaaattcagcttacaacattcacactaacattattgcagctaaagctacatatctagttcataattatgttaaaaagttacattttttaagttttaaaaatgtagttttagagtgtttaataaatgtttatcctattcggcccgtgacctaaggtgtgttttagattttgggtccctgtgtgattgagtttgacactcctgcagtAACGTAAATTAATTGCACCAAACGGATCCACAGTCCTTCAATTTCTCTCGCCAATTCAGGCTTCGACAGCGTGCATTAATACTTCAACTGGTATTATCTCACTTATACCGTGGTTatttacagaagaaataaatattcaatcagtatttagtactttaatctcatcttttctttttagatcgctttttcacaaggGTGTAAACTAAAGGCTGATGGGAAgtcagtgcaggcttactctgaaacaacagtcccatccacaatTCTGAGGTGGATTTCTGATCaatttctgccactctgcagaaactatgtcctacaaaagtatagttaaaaaaactgtctggcataatcataatgaaaagcccactggaaatgcttttacaatggatcaaagacgatcagagtgggacttgaagTCAGCAAGACCAACTGTAAAAGTTATTCTTCATTAAAGCTTAAATCTTCTCGTCGCTTCATTCATCTTTAGTTCAGTAGAAACATGTTAGAGATGTGCAGACATTTTCCAGATGCGTTTGTTTCGTTTGTTTGTGTGGATGCTTTCAGCGGTGAAGGTCCGTCTGCGGTTCTGCTCCGGCTTCACGTCTGGACCCAGAACAGTGAAGAGCGTGGTGGCGTGGTCCAGGACTGAATTCAAtttattaaatgataaaaaatgaaaacacctCTGAGACAAATATACAGATAAGTGGCACTGAAGCGGGTCGTGTAGATCCTGTGTGGGGGGGGGCCTCGTCAGAAAAGgcagtggggaaaaaaaaaaaaaaaatggcgtcTCCTGACGAAACGATGTGTAAACTCAATAAATTAAGGCATGcacaaaaatatgacatttttagatCTGCTTCTTCTGGGAGTGATCCTTCTGACCCCCACCCCTACCCCCCAGCTGGAGGAGACGCTCAGGACTCTGATTAAGACCCGAACTGAAGTAGCTGCCCGAGTCCAGGCGGGGGGGGCGGCGAGTCCGGCTGGTATTTACAGGAGCGACTGTGTTCAGCGTGGAAAAGCTCATATTTACACCAGTTCATCCAGCAGCAACAAGCAGGGGGGGGGCCCTCAAGCGCCCCCCATTCTCCCACTCACaggaaataaatacagaaaaacggTCTGGCCGAGCCCCCCCCACGCACCTTAATAGGAACACTGAGAGCAAATgatatgtagaaaaaaaggcTGTGACAGAAATGAGGGGGTGTTTGGCTCGTGGGGGGGCCACAGAGCAGATCTGTTCTGCCACTTTAAGGCTTTGCAGTAAACACCAAGGTGCTGCTGCCCCCCCACAGCTCAGACCGACACTCAGTGCAGCTGCAGATACGCCAGAACAGAAAGACATGCAGgcacacgtgcacgctcacaGACGGGACAGAGGcctgctgccccccccccccattggAAATGAGGATTTTCCTTTTTGCCACATGTAGATATCTTGGCAGCATTACACGGAGCACTCCCCCCCGCAACTCTTCCTCGGTGGGGGGCGGTCCGTTCAGTAGTCTTGGATGGGGGCGAGCTCGGGGTGCAGGTCCACAGAGATGTTCTTGTAGAGGGTGCTGATGGAGGTGTGGGGGCTGTAGCGGAGGTTGTTGAGGCCGTCCAGCTGCTGCCGCTCCCTGGAGTACCTCAGCAGTTTGTATCTGCAAACACCATCGAAGGTAAGCATAAACAACACTTCCTGAACAGGTGGGGGGGTCGGGATAAGAAGCAGCTTCACCTGCCCAGGAACTGCACCTCCCCTCTGTGGTGGTGCGGGATAGACTTGTACCTGCCGATCTCGCCCTCCGGTCGCGTGACGTTCAGGTCAGCAAAGCGAACTCTGAGGAGAAGCGCAGCTGTGTTACCATGACGACAGGACTCCAACTCACAGATTACTGGTCCTCTTTTTCCCTCAATcggttttttaaaataatatccaccagggggcgctttGCGTGAGCATGACAGCAAAATGTAAGGATGCCATAGTGAAATGGTCATCAATTTTTAGCGGACCACtacgtttttagcctaaatgccTAAAAACAAAGTGGTGAGAGTACAGCGCGAACACGGAGAGCAATTTATTCACTGCTTTTCTACATGCAGCGAGGAGGGAGGGGCTCCCCATGTGCTCTCACAATCACCTCCGCTGACAGAGGATGGTCCAAGATGTGTCTGTATTTTAGTATGTAGCAAAATGTAACGAAACATGGATTGTAAGGGCAGTAACAGCAGTGacctgtccaaacaccgcgCTAAATAACCTGAGTCCAGCAGAGAGGTGTGCAGCGTCTGGCAATCCAGGTGCAACGTCTAGCGGCGTTTTTGATCAAGCAGGTGTTTATGGTAACGGTACACCTGGAGCACGTGACTAAAGTGTTGTTTATCAAAGGAAATTTTAATGAAAGGAGGAAAATGAATATGGAAaccagcactgtaaaaaacaatgatcatataATTTTAAAGGGCTGAAAGATTATATTGTgcctaaataataaatgatctgacataaaatgtaaaaagaattaaaatgaaGCATTGTGAACTttaatttccactttttttgctgtttgaagTGAGAAGGTCATTTGATATACTCTgcattttggtttttaactggagctttgtttattagttacCTTAAAATGTAAGGTATATTTGTAAAGACACATCAgcatttattgataattttattttaatgttggataGGGTGCTAAATGAACATATTGTGttctaaaaaaaggttttgaaagaaataaaaagacatttgttttcaaaaatagttatatatcaAGATAATATATTGACTATTACAATGTTCGTCCTATTGAAATACTACCGGTatcgtgagtcatgtatcgtatcgtattACCCTGAGATTCCAAGCCCTAGTTTATATGAGATGATGAATTCTGGTCTGCAGCAAATTCTGCTCCATGAGGAGCATCTGTCGCTCAGAGGATCTTTGGTCACAAGAACAACCTTCTGTGTTTCTGCCGGGCTCAGAGTTGCATTCACTGCACTCACCTGTTCCACAGGTCATCGTCCTCCCCGCCCCAGCCCCAGAAGGCGTTGGGAAAGCCGTTGATTTTCCGGAATTGATCCACTGTCAGTCCACTGACTCCTCCGAAAAACTCGTGATATGGAAGTCTGAAACGAAGATGACGGCGGTAAGCACCCTCCCAAAACCCTCAGATACCCGCCTCCCCCATACTTACATGTACATGTATTTATCCAGCTTGGCGGCAAAGTGGCGTGGCATGTGACCACAGCCGTAGTAGTTCCTATCGTTCTCGGGGATGTGGTCCACGTCGTGGAAGATCAGGCAGTCCCAGTCCAGGTCCTTCATGGCCTCCAGGAAACCCACGTTGAAGAGCATGGCTCTGTTGAAAGGCTGACTCCCACTCTGAACACACGAACGCACCGCCATGAAGACAGGCTGAACATTTACAGCCTCCAACTCTGAAGGTGAAGCTGATCTGAGCACAGAACCTCCCTGACCTTAAAGACCCAGTCTGATGAAAGTGGTGGCTTTACCATGATGcaggacataaagaaaattaagattaaaatagcatttttgagtatttcttgaaAAAGCTTGCAGATGTACATAAACAACTATATAtctttggtttcagttcttaattggtgccaattttggtacttATAAAAATGCCTatatcttcccaaatcaacataTTCTCATTCAAAAgccgtcacatattgacgcatggttaagacctccgcgtcaaaaatttACGTTTTGGGGTCGCCGTTTTTTGGCGTCCTGgatgttcctattaaatcagagctccccaacctcAGAGCAGCAAACCGGTGGCCTGCCCCTCTTTCAGCGCGTGGCGAATCCactgctcgccgcctgtcaaacgtGATCTTGAGCTAGATACCACGACTGCGTGTGGATGTCTGAAGGAGTTCACAGACCGTCTGCGTTGGCGTGCATTCCAGCAGCCACccccaatgaaaagtccatgcaAAAGTACGTAGAAGTCTGAAATACTACTACCAGCATTTGCATAGAATCCCCACATAGAGCGGCCGCCGAATGCACGCCGACGCAGCAGTCAGCACGCGAGCACCCCACACTTCCAATGACTGCCAGACACATAGATCAGAttgatttattgtgaagagttctacaaaaatctacaaaaaatgaaatcctttaaCCCTTGTGTGGTGTTCGTATTTTTGTCACTTAGCTAGTGTTCATGGGTCTGGAGttttcaaaacaacacaaacaatttTATGTGAAAATACTCAACAGATGTTTACCTAGTCACAATTGCAAGCCAAATGAAAAGCAATCATGGTTAATATTTGGCCTTAACATTTCATAGAACGCATTTATGGATTAATGtgcaacgttttttttttttgataaaaagtaataaatatgaaaatcagTTATAATAAAGTGAagttagtagaaaaaaaaacacatttacaaatgaAGCAAGCTTCACAACtattgattttattcatttgaactTCATTAGACATATAACTCATTGCATAACACAAGTTGAACATATATAGTAACAATATCAGTCTCATCCTGCGaaaggctggcgacctgtccagggtgaaccccgccttcgcccatcagcagccggtttaggctccggcacccccgcgaccccgaaagggacaaagcggacaagaagaggaatgaatgaatggatcaGTCTCATCACATCAGCACCACCTGAGTCTGTTTACACAAACCTTTACAAAACATGAGGGGCAGTTTTACAGTGTGTGTTGCAAATGTATTTGTTACACTTGCTACATATATATAGAGTTTTCCTTTCCATGCTTTACAAAAAAGAGAGAGCATACATGACATACTGCACCAGCGTCACACACTTACTTCAGGTTCATCAGATGGTGGTTTGTAGGTTGGGTGGACGGGCGCCAGCATTCTCCTCTTGAATCCTCACAATTGCTGCAGAAGCTGGTTTTCATGGAACATCTTGTCTTTTGAGGATTTGAGGTCTCACCATGGCCTTTCCCAGTTCCTCAAGAAAGAGGCGTTTTCTCTGGAGCTTCCCCCTGTTCCACTCTGTTCAGTACCATCAACATGACAAAGGCGTTGTACGCTGAGATGTCCATCATGTCAAAGAGTATCACTAGCAGCCAGCGTAGGGTCCTCCTTTTACAGCTTTAGACAGTCACCAGCTTATCAGCGATGCCCACCTCCCCTTTTTGTGGCATTGCAATCATGATGATCTCTGGCTTTAGGAGCTCCTGGTCACAGATTCTCCCGTCCCTGTGCTGCTGACGGGCTGGTCGTGTTCGTTTTGGTTCTAATTGGTGCTCaatctcctcttcttcctcaaaGTCACTGTTAGGCTCTGAATTTTCAGCAATATGATCTTCAAATTCTGAAACCTCTTCCTCGACATCTTCAGAAGCTTCTCCCTCTTCCCAAATCAATTGCAAGGCCCTCTCAGCAGATTATCTTTTGGCCATCTTGATCACTTGTAAAAAGCTACCACACTGGCAAAGCCCTTACTTAGAGTGTCACACTCCTTATTCGCAGGTGGGATAgggtatgagaaaaaaaaaagtttggttcCCGCAAGACAAAGAGTAAAATATACGGGAAAGTAAGAGCAGATATTGCAGCTTTGTGCGGGAACAGTAACCCCAGAAAGGAGGAAGACAGAGTGAAGGTACACAGGACCTATACTTTCCTCATTTTATTATTCCTGGGTCCAGAGGACGGAAACACCCGGTGTGTAATATAAATGTGTAGGGTGGGTGTACATTATGTGGtccatgaaaatgtgttttgatttatgttCTTCACAGAAAATGAGCCAAAGACAAAGAATTTCAggttataaaaataattaattaattgtttcatttttctattgatGTAAACTGAAATCAGGTCCAACAGAGAGTTAAAGATTTTCTCGGTACTAGGGCTTCTATCTCACCTTCGTGCCGAGCGAGTCGCTCAAATCGCACCCCTGAGGTGTcgccggtgacacttaaacacaaaatcttacaTTGATCGTATTAACGGTTGAAATCTTACAGCAAAccaaagaacatcaacactggtgctccggtgttaaagggttaaatgcagAAAAGTCTGAATCATCCGACTTTCTCAAACTTCCACTTGAACCTCCCAGGCTGATCCCTCTCTTGGACAATTTATGGATTTGGCTGATGACAACACGCTCAGGAGAAACCAAAGACTGAAGTGGAGCAAAAATCCTGCCGTTCAAGCAGCTGCTCAGTCACGCCTGCTTTTGTCTGCGCTCCGACCAGGATGGAAAAATTACCGCTGGTCCTCTGACTGTCATGCAGACTGCACCACCTTCAACCAGCAGACACTTTCAACCTTTTTCATCATTCCTGCTTCTTCAGATTCCCGCtgtggctgttttttttctcctcttaagGCACTGAACGTTACAGCGTTTACTGGGAATCAGAAGCAGTTGGGGTTGAATCCCTGAAATTCAAACAGGATACCAACCCCCCTGAATAAAAATCTTGTAGCAGAAACGGAGGGTTGACTGAGGCAGAACCACCAGAACTACCCTGAGGTTCTGTGTTTCATCATCTACCGTTTGATCTGAAGCTTCCGTTACAGGAAAGCAGTGAGCAGACTCTGGTTCTGTGCTCCTGCAGACTCTGGTACCTGCTCGATGACGTAGAAGCCGAACTGCAGCCGCTGCCTCTGCAGCATCGGGATGAGGTGCTGGAAGAGGATGGGCAGGTGCTCGTGCCGGTTCCTGAAGGGGATCAGGATGGCGACCTGCAGGTAAGCAGGAGAACATGGATC includes:
- the b4galt6 gene encoding beta-1,4-galactosyltransferase 6, with the translated sequence MNWRRLLRVSNRSFLAFIFFFSMSTTCLYFIYVAPGIANTYFFMVQAQGIILRDNVRTFGQMIRLYTNKNSTLNGTDYPDGSNSSEYLLQPTTYLPENFTYTQNMPCPDRLPSMKGPMEVNMTEIPMEEIEVKFSRFFDVEYGGHWKPKDCKPRWKVAILIPFRNRHEHLPILFQHLIPMLQRQRLQFGFYVIEQSGSQPFNRAMLFNVGFLEAMKDLDWDCLIFHDVDHIPENDRNYYGCGHMPRHFAAKLDKYMYILPYHEFFGGVSGLTVDQFRKINGFPNAFWGWGGEDDDLWNRVRFADLNVTRPEGEIGRYKSIPHHHRGEVQFLGRYKLLRYSRERQQLDGLNNLRYSPHTSISTLYKNISVDLHPELAPIQDY